A stretch of the Nicotiana tabacum cultivar K326 chromosome 6, ASM71507v2, whole genome shotgun sequence genome encodes the following:
- the LOC142181445 gene encoding uncharacterized protein LOC142181445, whose protein sequence is MAQNSVKHIHPLAWAVVDKETGRTWKWFLELLRSSSDLQEGEGVTFMSDMQKGLLDVASTMLPSANHRRCVRHIEANWSKKWRGLELKKLLWCCAWSTYEEEFKNHLKSMGDVTEEAAKTLVGYPPQNWCRAYFDTICKNNMVDNNFTESFNKWTLEARQNPIIKMLEEIRVKVMNL, encoded by the exons ATGGCACAAAATTCAGTGAAACACATTCATCCCCTGGCTTGGGCAGTGGTTGATAAAGAAACTGGTAGGACTTGGAAGTGGTTTCTAGAGTTGCTAAGAAGTTCCTCGGATTTACAAGAGGGTGAAGGAGTGACATTTATGTCCGATATGCAAAAG ggTCTGCTTGATGTTGCTTCTACTATGCTTCCCAGTGCAAATCACAGAAGGTGTGTTAGGCATATAGAAGCTAATTGGAGCAAGAAGTGGAGGGGTTTGGAGTTAAAGAAGTTGTTGTGGTGCTGTGCTTGGAGCACATATGAAGAAGAATTTAAAAATCATTTGAAGTCCATGGGTGATGTGACTGAAGAAGCTGCTAAGACCTTAGTAGGATATCCACCCCAAAATTGGTGTAGAGCATACTTTGACACCATTTGCAAGAACAACATGGTGGACAATAACTTTACAGAATCTTTCAACAAATGGACTTTAGAGGCAAGACAAAATCCTATAATCAAGATGCTGGAAGAGATTAGAGTTAAG GTGATGAACTTGTAA
- the LOC142181498 gene encoding uncharacterized protein LOC142181498: MGSKKAEETHAAESHSEKQPTVIEASTEKAKDGKSWANLVARNTFAARGMGLSFVAPVIQNREKIIELQQDEIEKEIEKWKMAVILYVVGDTPSIGAIERFIASQWNFVSRPKVYYHNDGFFVVKFRNVEERNEVLYSGSCTINNKPIITKAWTTDFDFNEEVLKTLPLWVKLPNLPLNCWGMDSLSRIGSGLGIPVYADECTTKVERISYARILVEIDITKPLPTRILVKDLSGR; encoded by the coding sequence ATGGGTAGTAAAAAGGCTGAAGAAACACATGCAGCTGAATCTCACAGTGAGAAGCAACCAACTGTAATTGAAGCTAGTACAGAGAAGGCTAAGGATGGAAAATCCTGGGCAAATCTGGTTGCTAGGAACACCTTTGCTGCTAGAGGAATGGGACTATCATTTGTAGCACCTGTAATTCAAAATAGGGAAAAAATTATTGAATTGCAACAGGatgaaattgaaaaggaaattgAGAAGTGGAAAATGGCAGTTATTTTGTATGTAGTTGGAGATACGCCAAGTATTGGAGCTATAGAGAGGTTCATTGCATCACAATGGAACTTCGTATCTAGGCCGAAAGTGTATTATCATAACGACGGTTTCTTTGTGGTAAAATTCAGAAATGTAGAAGAGAGAAATGAGGTCCTATACTCAGGGTCATGCACAATCAACAATAAGCCAATAATTACTAAGGCGTGGACAACAGACTTTGATTTCAATGAAGAGGTTCTGAAAACATTGCCATTGTGGGTTAAACTACCAAATTTGCCATTGAATTGTTGGGGAATGGACTCATTGAGTCGGATAGGGAGTGGATTAGGAATCCCAGTATATGCCGATGAGTGTACAACAAAAGTAGAAAGGATATCCTATGCTAGAATTCTTGTGGAAATTGACATCAcaaaaccattgccaacaagaatACTAGTTAAGGATCTGAGCGGCAGGTAA